The following is a genomic window from Penaeus chinensis breed Huanghai No. 1 chromosome 7, ASM1920278v2, whole genome shotgun sequence.
TAGACTGTAACTATGTACTGTACGTGGCctatagatattttttctttacatattttcggagcgttttatcttttttttttttttttttttttgctttaaacTTCGCAGGTTTAATTACGGGAACTTTTTGTCCGGTCTGTACTAAGAAATATTTTATGTACCGGTTTGTTTTTCTTGGTaagatacatacattaacatacattcacacacacacacacgtatgtgtatgtgtgtgtgtgtgtgtgtgtgtgtgtgtgtgtgtgtgtgtgtgtgtgtgtgtgtgcgtgtgtgtgtgtgtgtgtgtgtttgtgtacgtgtgtgtgtataaatgtatatgtataaatatgtttatatatacacacatatatataaatacacacatatatatatgtatatatatacacacacacatatatatatatatatatatatatatatatatatatatatatacgcatacatatatacatctatctatctatttatcaatctatgtatatatatatatatacacacacacacacacacacacacatatactgtataaatatatatatatatatatatatatatatatatatatatatacacatacacactcacatatacacacacatatacacacatatgcatacatatatacaaacaaacatacatacatacatacatacatacatacatacatacatacatacatacatacatacatacatatatatatatataaataaatataaatgtatacatataaatatatatatgcatatatatatatatataaatatataaatatatatatatatatatatatatatatatatatatatatatctggaaggGCATCTGGCCATAAAAAATATCAGCCAGAACCTGATTATAGCAACCCCAGATATGAATGGGGCAATGCTACATCAAaagaagatgtatatataaattaccagtataaatgcatatatctatatgcatataggcACAAACAGTATCTCCTACTCCTTAAagtctctttgcccccccccccctttccctccctctttctcctgctcctccctcgaCCACACTATCGGCATGACACAAGATGGCAGCACGGGAGATTCCTGCCATGGTACTTGAGCAGCACCACGATGCAGCCCTGGCATGCTTCGGCGCAATGCAATATAAGCAAGGAGCAGTCCCAGTGTAACTATGGTAATTTCCCCCTGGTAATACAATAGTTTTTGAGGAGTGTCACTAACACTCTACTGTAACTTGGATGAACATTCCAGTAAATATGtgcaacacaacaataacaatatcttgGCGAGGAACTATCGATGTTTTGAAGATTACGGTATGAGTGTATTATCCTGGAATTACGTAGTGACACTATACTTCCGCAATATAAAAGACGGAAAAATCTGACCTAGAAATTACTAACACAATCAGAAACAACGGCATCAAAACGCATTTACAGTGACACATCAGGGGAAACCAGGGAGAGCTATAAATGCACTGTGACATACCGAAGTCGCACGGCAGAACAACatgagcaacaaaaacaacacaaatttACAGTGACACTCAACAACctctattatcataaaaatgcaaCGGCAATGCTGCAATGTAAAAccacattaaaacaaataaacaaaaagactaATGAACAGTGACCTTAGCAATATGTACACCCTCACTAAACCACATCGAATAAACTTCCAAAAGACAGTGCCACAGCCAATGAGGACGGCACTGCAGCGGCACAGCAGCAGGCACAGTGCCACACAGcgcgagcgaggagggagggagggcgagcgagTGAACAGAAAGCATTGCGTTTTGTCGCCAGTGCAAGGAATGTGCAGTTCCCGGTGTTGCAACATCACCTGCCTTAATTAATTACCTCCTTTAAGTGCACATTCCAACGcgatacacacacgcgtgcgctcgcacacagacagacgaacacgctcaagcaggcacacacatatactgtaggagctatcacacacactcaaacacacacatacacaaacacacatacatgcatacacacacacacaaacacacacacacacacacacacacacacacacacacaagcacacacacacacacacacacacacacacacacacacacacacacacacacacacacacaacgacgcTCAGAAATTCTTGTTCCACTCTGGGATGCGACGCGCAGgccgtgttcgtgcgtgtgtatgcgctcTGAGCCAATTATTTATGCAAATTTCCCCGCCTGATTCACAGATATCGATGTAAGCTATTAGCCCAAGCGACGCCCCACGATCGCTGCGGAGTCCTGTTAGCGTATCAAAATATTTCTCGGTCTCTCGTCTTCTGTTAATTACGGAGGACTTcgtgtgtgttgagagaaaggcggcggaggagggaggaagggtagggagaaggaaagaggaggagaggaagggagaggagagggaggaagggtagggggaaggaaagaggaagagatgaagggagaggagaggaaggacgagggtaggggaaaggaaagaggaggagagatagggaaaggagagggaggaagggtagggggaaggaaagaggaagagaggaagggagatgagagagaggaggggttgggggaagggaggaagagaggaataggatgTAAGAGGTGTATGGGGAGAAAAATTGGGAGGtgtggaaggagaaatggaggaatgataataataataagaattagggGAGactaagaaagaggaaatggaggagacggagaggaaaaaatGTTAAATCTTAGAAGATAAGGAAagtaaataagatgaaaaagagagaaaaacagacaaacaaaccagaagaaatagaaaggtaacagcaacaataaaaaaacacatgacaaacacacaaacacacaaacaaaaaacgaacacacagaagaaagagaatgataaaaacaacaacaacaaaacacagaatGCGGAACAGGTAGGAATAACTCAAAATGAAGAAGCACTAACCAGCACTCATCTCTCTGCAAGACAAGCAAATTAGCAATTGCAACATAAACACATTGCAAGACGACAGGTCCAGAAGTGTCTCCAGGAACCCAAAGACTTAACCGTTATAATGTCTGTCTCGGAGGCAGAAATAATGTAATTCTGCACTCTCTCTCGGCCATAAATTTAACCTCGTAAGTGTTTACACATTTAGTGACGCCGGCGAAAGGGTCTTCGCCGGTTCCTTGGCCAGGGCTGTGCTGCGTCTCTATCCGGCTTGCGTTGCGGGTTTGATCGGTTTGTGTTGTGGGTTTGATCGGCTTGTTTTGCGGGTTTGATCGGTTTGTGTTGCGGGTTTGATCGGTTTGCGTTGCTGGTTTGATCGGTTTGTGTTGCGGGTTTGATCGGTTTGTGTTGCGGGTTTGATCGGTTTGTGTTGCGGGTTTGATCAGTTTGTGTTACGGGTTTGATCGGTTTGTGTTGCGGGTTTGATCGGTTTGTGTTGCGGGTTTGATCGGTTTGTGTTGCGGGTTTGATCAGTTTGTGTTACAGGTTTAATCGGTTTGTGTTGCGGGTTTGATCGGTTTGTGTTACGGGTTTGATCAGTTTGTGTTGCGGGTTTGATCGGTTTGTGTTGCGGGTGTAATTGGTTTGCGTTGCGGGTTTAATTGGTTTGCGTTGCGGGTTTGATCGGTTTGTATTGTCGGTTTATGTTGCGGGTTTGATCGGTTTGTGATGCGGGTTTGATCAGTTTGTGTTGCGGGTTTAATCGGTTTGTGTTGCGGGTTTGATCGGTTTGTGTTGCGGGTTTGATCAGTTTATGTTGCGGGTTTGATCGGTTTGTGTTGCGGGTTTGATCGGTTTGTGTTGCAAGTTTGATCGGTTCGTATTGCGGGTTTAATCGGTTTGTGTTGTGGGTTTAATCGTAGTTGGGGTTTTATCCGGTTTGTGTTCTGGGTTTTATGGGTTGTGTTGTATGATTACCTGACTGTTTTTGGGGGCTTGTATTATGCGTTTATCCGGATTGTATTGTGACATTTTACAATGGCTTCTTCGGGCTTGCGTTATTCGTTTATCCGGAGTGTACCCTGGTTTCCTTTGGCTTGCGTTGTGGGTCTTTCCGGCTTGTACTGTGGCTTCTCCCTACTTTACGTTTATCCGAATTCCACTGTGGCTTCTTTATGCTTGTATTATACGTTTATCCAGTGCATTTTGGATTTATTATTAGTGGATCGcattgtgaatatatttatttgtattattttattctatttatttatatttatttatttatttatctatttttttttttttttcatttttccttccatcctttttttccATTGGATTTCCTCGTGATCTCCTCCCGCTTGTGTCACGGAATATGTCTTTCATGGTTTTATCCGCCTTTCATCGGGATAATCCTGGTTTTACTGCCCCTGTATCCGCCGTTCACTACAGGTTTATCCAGCTCGAAGGATTTTCCGCATTttattgggaggaggggggggcgttcTGTTTCTACTGTGTCATCCGCCTTGTACTGTGTCATCCGCCTTGGATTGTGTCGTCCGCCTTGTACTGTGTCATCCGCTTTGTGCTGTGTCATCCGCCTTGTACTGTGTCATCCGCCTTGtactgtgtcatctgccttgtaATGTGTCATCCGCCTTGtactgtgtcatctgccttgtaATGTGTCATCCGCCTTGtactgtgtcatctgccttgtaATGTCTCATCCGCCTTGTGCTGTGTCATCCGCCTTGTGCTGTGTCATCCGCCTTATACAGTGTCATCCGCCTTGTACTGTGTCATCCGCTTTGTGCTGTGTCCCGCGCCTTGTGCTGTGTCATCCGCCTTGTACTGTGTCATCCGCTTTGTGCTGTGTCATCCTCCTTGTACTGTGTCATCCGCCTTGTACTGTGTCATCCTCCTTGTGCTGTGTCATCCGCCTTGTCCTGTGTCATCCGCCTTGTGCTGTGTCATCCGCCTTGTACTGTGTCATCCGCCTTGTACTGTGTCATCCGCCTTGTGCTGTGTCATCCGCCTTGTCCTGTGTCATCCTCCTTGATCTGTGTCATCCGCCTTGTCCTGTGTCATCCGCCTTGTGCTGTGTCATCCGCCTTGTACTGTGTCATCCTCCTTGTGCTGTGTCATCCGCCTTGTCCTGTGTCATCCGCCTTGTGCTGTGTCATCCGCCTTGTACTGTGTCATCCGCCTTGTACTGTGTCATCCGCCTTGTGCTGTGTCATCCGCCTTGTACTGTGTCATCCGCCTTGTACTGTGTCATCCGCCTTATACAGTGTCATACGCCTTGTACTGTGTCATCCGCTTTGTGCTGTGTCCCGCGCCTTGTGCTGTGTCATCCGCCTTATACAGTGTCATACGCCTTGTACTGTGTCATCCGCTTTGTGCTGTGTCATCCACCTTGAGCTGTGTCATCCGCCTTGTACCGTGTTATCTTTCTCGTTATTTTCTTTCGAGTTgaggaaacgaaacaaaacagaagaaacaacaacaaaaattgcaATCACGAAAAGAAGGCCTTCAATATAATGATTGTTTTTCATCATAACTGACTGGTGCAACAACTGTTttgaagttttatttatttatttatttatttttcattcgatAATTGTTCTCAGAAATATTTCCTTCGTGATGAAAGATATTATTTCGAAGTTTCTTGGGATTAAATTCTGAGAATAAATCTTGCAACATGCAAAGGCATCGGAATCTCAACCACGTGATTTTGAATTCCCAATACATTACGTAAATGATACATAATGTAACTTGATAGAAGACATTGATAAGTCGCATATGAtaaatttattggtattattctaTTTAAAGAATTGTCCTCTGATTCTGTTGTCGGCTTTAATGGGAAAATATTGATGGTACGGAGCAGAATCTCTTGACTTCAGAATTACAAGAGTTTTCAGTAGGAAATATAACtgatagaaaatgtatatatatatatatatatatatatatatatatatatatatatatatatatatttatatgtgtgtgtgtgtgtgtgtgtatgtatatagatagataggtagagagagagagagagagaaagagagagaaagcggaggtATTCATCTCTTGTTATCATGTAGATTACCTGTCTATCGTTGCCTTACGTAGCAACATCaaggggataaaaaaagaaaaaaaaaatagaacgaagGTTTTAATCCTATTCCAACATTAACCCAAACTATCGTTCTTACTCACCAACTTACTCATTAGTCTACGCCTTACAATCAACCCAGAATTATGCCTTATGGACTTCATACTTCAGATCCGGTCTTCATTTGACTTTAGGCTCCCTGAAATCCTGAAATCCTATAGCCATTTCACGCCATTCACACCCAGCATTAGTGGCATAGGTGTGTAACAAGGAGTTGACGTGGGGTGGCAAGCGAGCGTCCATTCATAACGTGTGTAAATGTATCGTGtgcatatcgagagagagagagagagagagagagagagagagagagagagagagagagagagggagagagggagagatagatagatagatagatagatagatagatagatagatagatagatagagagagagacagagagagagatagatagatagatagagagagagggagggggagggagagagggagagagggagggagggagggagggagaagtagagagggagagaggcagggaggaagagagggagggaaggaggggaggagaaagggagggagagagggagggagagggagagagggagagagggaggagagagaggagagaggagagagagagagagagagagagagagagagagagagagagagagagagagagagagagagagagagagagagagagagaagagagagagagagagagagagagagagagagagagagagagagagagagagagagagagagagagagagagagagagagagaagagagaagagagagagagagagagagagagagagagagagagggagggagggagagagggggagagagggagatatatatatataaatatatatatatatatatatatatatatatatatatatatatatatatatatatatagagagagagagagagagagagagaaagatagatagatagatagatagatagatagatagagagagagggagggggagggagagagggagagagggagggagggagggagggagaaggagagagggagagaggaa
Proteins encoded in this region:
- the LOC125027004 gene encoding keratin-associated protein 10-5-like, which produces MSHPPCAVSSALCCVIRLIQCHPPCTVSSALCCVPRLVLCHPPCTVSSALCCVILLVLCHPPCTVSSSLCCVIRLVLCHPPCAVSSALYCVIRLVLCHPPCAVSSALSCVILLDLCHPPCPVSSALCCVIRLVLCHPPCAVSSALSCVIRLVLCHPPCTVSSALYCVIRLVLCHPPCTVSSALYCVIRLIQCHTPCTVSSALCCVPRLVLCHPPYTVSYALYCVIRFVLCHPP